In Chryseobacterium sp., the genomic window TAGGCTGAGTTTTGGAAAGATTCTGAAACATCTCTTCTGCCCTGTCCGGATAGTTTTTTTGCAGAAAGCCGTCTACAAAAGGGGTATGAACCCTTGCTGGGGAAATAGAATTACAACGGATATTGTCATGAATATAATCTTTAGCAACACTCATCGTCATTGCTTTCACAGCGCCTTTTGCCGTACTATAGGCAAATCTGTCAGGAATACCTACCAAAGCTGCAATTGAAGCCAGATTAAGCACCACTCCATTGCCGGATACTTTCAGCTGGGGGATTGCAGCATGCAGGCAATTGTATACTCCTTTTATATTCACGGAAACTATTTTATCAAAATCTTCTTCCGAAGTAGTATCTGCTTTCCCTACATGTGCGATACCCGCATTGTTCACCAGAATATGAATGGGTCCGATATGCATAAATATATCTTTTATATGCTGATGGTTTGAAACATCACAGGCATGTATATAGGCTTTCCCAGCTTTAGCTTCTATATTTGACAAAACTTCGGATCCATTAGCTTCATTGAGTTCCAGGATATGAACTTCCGCTCCCTGTTCTGCAAATAATTCCGAAATGGCTTTTCCTATACCACTTCCACCTCCGGTAACGACTGCTATTTTATTTTTTAATGAAAACATTTTATTTTTTTTAAATTATAAACTGACTCCTTTTTTCCAGGGGATAAAATCATCCTGATTCAGCAGCACTGCTTTTGGTATTATTCTTCCGCTTGCTGCTTCTATACAATAATCTAATATATCTTCTCCCATTTCTGCTATTGTTTTTTCTCCTTCAATGACGGGGCCTGTATCAATATCAATAATATCGGCCATTCTCATGGCCAATGCAGAATTGGTGGCTACTTTTATAGTAGGGCAAACCGGGTTTCCCGTTGGCGTTCCCAAACCTGTTGTAAACAATATCAAAGTAGCTCCTGAAGCGGCTTTTCCGGTGGTAGCCTCTACATCATTTCCGGGAGTACAAACCAGGTTCAACCCTGGCTTAATTGCTTTTTCAGTATAATCCAGCACATCCGTAACCGGGGAAAGCCCGCCTTTTCTGGCGGCTCCAGCTGATTTTATGGCATCTGTAATCAGCCCATCCTTAATATTTCCCGGCGAAGGATTCATATAAAACCCTGAGCCCACCTGATGGGCTAAGGCGTCATATTCTGTCATCAACCTGATGAATTTCTCTGCAATTTCTTTATTTACCGCCCGGTCGATCATTTCCTGCTCGGCACCGCAAAGTTCAGGGAACTCGGCCAGCAATACCTTTCCACCAAGACTTACCAATATATCTGCAGTATGCCCCACTGCCGGATTGGCAGAAATACCGCTAAATCCGTCACTCCCTCCACATTTTACGCCCAATACGAGTTTATCCAGCCCCGCAGGTTTCCGTTCTATTTTATTAATTTCAGTCAACCCGATAAAAGTGTCATGAATGGCCTGCTTAATCAAGGCCTCTTCACTTTGTGATCCCTGTTGTTCAAAAACAAAAAGGGGTTTATCAAACTCTGGATTTCTTTCCTGCAAGTCTTTTCTTAAATTCTCCACCTGAAGATGCTGGCAACCCAGGCTTAATATGGTAACTCCGGCTACATTAGGATGGTCTGCATACGAAGCCAGCAATTTGCTCAGGATTGCTGAATCCTGCCTTGTTCCGCCACAACCTCCGCTATGGTTAAGAAACTTAATCCCATCTACATTTTTAAAAACTCTTTCTTTAGGATCTATAACCGGGGTTAAAGAAATATTCTCGAGATTCTCTCCTTTCTGATAAGCTTCCAGCAGATGATGGGTATATTCTTTATATTTATCTCCTACGGCATAACCCAATTCATTATGCAGGGCTTCTTTAATAACATCCAGATTCCTGTTTTCGCAAAAAACAGTAGGAATAAAAAGCCAGTAGTTTGCCGTTCCCACTTCTCCGTTGCTTCTATGATAACCGTCAAATGTTCTGTTTTTAAACCGTGCAGCATCCGGAGCTTTCCAGTGATACTCTGCTTCTCTATAAGCATATGGCTCTGCTGCATGTTTGGTATTTTCTACACTCATGCGCTCTCCTTTCTTCACCTCCAACTGGGTCTTTCCCACCAATACTCCATACATCAATACATCACTTCCCTGCGGAAGATCCTGCATGAAAAATTTATGTTTTGCCGGAATGCGTTCCAATACTTTATACTTCTGACCTTCGAACAGTACCTCTTCACCATCCTTAATATCCTGTAATGCTACAAGGACGTTATCTTTTTGATTAATTTTTAAAACTTTATTTTTCATGATCTGTTTTCTAAAATGTTCTCTGGGGATTTCCCAGCAGGTTTCCAGCCATACAAGCCGAATGCAAATACAACAATAAAGCAGATGAAAGGTACCATATAACCATATTGGATATTATGTGTAAAATCTGATATATATCCCAATCCCAATGGCAGAATAGCTCCGCCGACAATAGACATTACAATGAGGGATGAAGCTATTTTGGTATCTTTTCCCAACCCTGCAATACCCAGCGAAAAGATAGTTGGAAACATAATAGACATAAAAAAAGCTACTCCAATTAATGCATAAATGGTCATATTTCCTTCCCCGAATATGGCAACTAAAGTAAGTAGCATACTCAGAACAGCATATATCATTAGTAATATATTAGGTTTTACAAACTTCATAAAGAAAGTTCCTACAAAACGTCCCAACATAAAAGCCAGCCCTGCCAATCCGGAATAAAAGGCTGCATTTTTTTCTGTAATTCCTGCAGAAACAACAATAAAGCGGATGAAAAAGCTGAGTACACATACCTGAGCCCCTACGTAAAAAAACTGTGCGGCTACGGCCCATCTCAGGTGTTTATGTTTCCAGGCATTGGAAATTTTGGATGAATCTCCATCATCCTCATGTTTAATGTCCGGTAGTTTTGTAAAAACAAACAATAACATCACCACCACAATAATAATTCCCAGAATAAGATAAGGTCCCTTCACACTGGCAGATTCCTGTTTGATATACCTATCAAGATTCTCAGGAGAAAGAGCCTTTATCTGTACATCGGTAAGAGACTGCCCGTTCAATATATATTTACCGCCGACAATTGGTGCTATAAATGCCGCCAGCCCGTTGAAGGACTGCGAAAAGTTGAGCCTTCGTGTTGCTGTCTCTGCCGGCCCCAATATGGTTACATAAGGGTTGGCGGCGGTTTCTAAGAATGCCAGTCCGCAAGCGATAATAAAGAGAGCGCCCAAAAAGAAAATATACATCTTAGTATTGGCTGCCGGAATAAAAAGGAAAGCTCCTAGCGCAAAGAGGGACAATCCTAATATAATTCCGCTTTTATAACCATATTTCCGCATTACATTTCCGGCAGGAATAGCCATCAGAAAATAGGCAATAAACACAGAAAAATCTACCAGGGATGATTGCAAATCAGTCAATTGAAATGCTTTCCGCAAATGAGGAATAAGCACAGGATCCAAATTATGAACAAACCCCCAAAAAAAGAAGAGGCTGGTAACAAGAATCAGTGGAAAGAGATAATTTTTTCTTTCTGATGGAATTTTTGTTGATTGTTTTGGTGTTATATTTTGCATAGTGTGATAATCTATAAGTTATCCTTAACCTGAAACTCAATGGTTAAAAATTAATTTTAAATCCATAATCTTTTTGCGGCTATGATTTAAATGATTGTATTTAATTTTTGCATATACTGAATTACTTCACTAAAAATAGATGATGACTTCTCGCTCCATGTGCACCAATCACTAATGATTGCTCAATATCAGCTGTTTTAGAAGGACCTGAAATAAAACAAGAGAATCCGTCTTCTACCGGTATGATTTTGTAAGCATCGTGCAGTAAGGGAACTATTTTATTTGCCTCCAGGATCACAAACAGATGTTGGGTGATGAATGGCAAAGCTCTGTACTTCATCTGGTTTTCCGTAATCCAAACGGCAGCATTTTCGGCTACGCCTATACTTCCTTCTATCACTGCTATCTCCACATCTTCCAACGTATGGGGGTCATTCATTTCCTGATCTGTTACCTCTGCATTTTCTCCCCGAAATTCCTTGATATTAAAAATTATTCTTTTTTCCGGGGCAACATTTTCACTGATATAGGCCAGAATCTCTGCTGTATCCTCTACCAATGTTACCTGTGAACCATTATTCTGAGCTGCCAGCACAAATGTTTCCAACAAATTTTCAGTTATGGAAATAAATGATAAATCTTCCGGCAGTTCATTTCCTACAGGTTTAGCTTTTGCTATTTTTGATAAAATATCTTCTCTACTTCCCATCTCCTATATTTTTTTGGTACCATTCTTTAAAACTTTCCTTGGGCATTTCCGGCATTTCCCGATGTTTATACCAAGGGTTTGCATTGTTTTTAAGCAGGAATGGAGCATAACGATAGCCGAATTTCATTGTTCGCCTTAGCTTTTCATATTTTTTTACATGGCTTAGTGATCGTGCCAGAATTTTCATTGAGAAACTTTTCACCGGTTCTCCCATTCCGGAAGCGATAATCTCTTGTCTTAATTCATATAGCTGCTGATGCAAATCGATCTGTACCGGGCATACATGGGTACATGAACCACATAGAGTAGAAGCAAAAGGCAGATCTTTATAGGCAGCGATATTCCGTATCGGATTCAGAATAGATCCGATTGGGCCGGCAACCGCCGTATGGTAGCTATGCCCCCCACTCCGCCTGTATACAGGACAAGTATTGAAGCACGCTCCGCAGCGTATGCATTTTAATGAATTTCTGAATTTCTCTTTACTCAGTTGTTCTGACCTGCCATTATCAACAATCACTATATGCATTTCCTGCCCTGCCCTGGGTTTCCTGAAATGGCTGGAATAAGTAGTAATAGGCTGTCCCGTACCACTTCTGGCAAGGAGGCGAAGAAAAACTCCCAAATGTTCGCGCTTCGGAATTATTTTCTCCAGTCCCATGCAGGCAATATGTACTTTTGCCAGATGGGCTCCCATATCTGCATTTCCTTCATTGGTACAGACTACAAATTCTCCTGTTTCTGCCACTGCAAAGTTAATTCCTGTCAATGCGGCCTGACTTTGTAAAAATTTCTTTCTTAAATCCTGACGTGCTATTTCAGTAAGCATCTGAGGATCCGAAAGTCCTTTAGGGGTATTGAGATATTGATGGAAAATTTCACCGATCTCTTCTTTCTTTTTATGGATACAAGGCAATACAATATGACTCGGCGTTTCTTTAGCAAGCTGAACAATCCTTTCACCCAGATCGGTATCGGTTACTTCAACACCATTTTTTTCAAGATAATCATTCAGGTGACATTCTTCTGTCAGCATAGATTTGCTCTTTACCATAAATTTCACCTGATGATCCTGAAGGATAGAAAGTACAATCTTGTTATGCTCTTCAGCATCTTTAGCCCAGTGTACTTTTATTCCATTAGTCAAGGCGTTTTTTTCAAATTCCATTAAATAGATATCGAGATTTGAAAGAACGTTCAGTTTTATCTTTGAAGCCACTTCCCTTAATTTTTCCCAGTCGGAGACTTGATGGCTCTGTCTGTCTCTTTTCTCCCGGACAAACCATAACGTTTCATTATGCCAGTCCACCCGATTTTCATCCCGGTTAAACTGTTCTGCTAAAGAGGCATGGCTTTTCATCTGTTTAAATTTTCGGCATTTAAAATTTCAGCAATGTGGATGATTTTCACGCCTCTTTTTTCTCTGTTCGCAATACCTTCCAGGTGCATCAGGCAGGACATGTCACAGGCTGTAATATATTCTGCTCCGTTTTTAATATGATCTGTCAGCCTATCCTTTCCCATTTTAGAAGAAACAGCTTCTTCCGTAATACAGAATGTTCCGCCAAAACCACAGCATTCATCCTGTTTATCCAGCTGAATCAATTCAATTCCCTCAACTTGCTGCAGTAATTGTTCCGGTTTTGAAAAATAAGCGGCAGTCAGCTCACTCATTCCCGAAAGATGCAAGCCTCTCTGCCCATGACAGCTTTGATGGAATCCGACTTTATGGGGAAAAGATGCCTTCAGATCATCGATCTTTAATACATCTGTCAGAAATTCTGTCAACTCATAGATATTCTCCTGAATATGTACAGCCTTATCCTCTTCTCTGCCATTTTCTCCCTTCAGATGTTCCTTTATATGAAGAACACAGCTCCCAGAAGGTGCTACTATTGCCTCAAAATCTTTGAATTGTTGAATAAAGTTCTTATTGGTTTCACAGGTGAGATGCCCATAACCGGAATTAGCCATGGGTTGTCCACAACATGTCTGTCCCATTGGGTACACCACGTTCACATCCAGTTTTTTTAAAAGAGTGTAGGCAGCAATTCCAACTTGAGGATACAGCAAATCTATATAGCATGGTATAAATAACCCAACTTTCATATTAATTTAATAAATATTTAAACAAAAATTTACATTTTATTCACCTAAATTAGCCTTTATATCAAAAATAAAATTCCAACATTTTATCCAATCATTAAGCTATATTATCCAGAAAATCATATTTTTATCTCATATATGATGAAATAACTAAATAATGAAACCTCAGTTCCTTTCAATATCGTCTCATGCATTACATTCTTTCAGTGCGAGAAAGGATATAATGCCTGATGTGAATAATAAATGGCATTATCATATGGTCCTGGAACTTATCTATTTCCGAAAAGGCTCCGGAACCCAATACGTAGGAAACAATATTGAAAGGTTTAAGGAAGGAGATGTGGCATTGATTGGAAAAAACCTGCCTCATTACTGGCAATTTGATCCAAAATACTTTGAAAATCCCAAAAGAAACAAAGTGGAGGTCTTCGTGATTCATTTTGATGAAAATTTCTGGGGTGGAGATTTTTTAAAGCTTCCGGAAAATTATGAGTTGAAAAAAATGCTTATTCTGAGCTCAAGAGGGCTTCAAATCAAAGGAAAAACCCGTGAAAAGCTGACACAGTTAATTCCGGAGATTATCAACAATGCAGGGACGATGAAAATCATTAATTTATTGGAAGCCTTATCCTGCATCAGTACTTCTATAGAATATGATTTTTTAGCTTCATCTCATTTCAAATATCACTTTAATGAGGATGAAAAACGCCGGATTCAGGAGATCTACAACTACACCTTATCCAGATATACAGAGAAGATTACTTTGGAGGAAATCTCAGAGATTGCCAGTCTCAGCCCCAACTCTTTTTGTAAATTCTTTAAGTCCAAAACAGGAAAAACCTACACCCAGTTTGTTAATGAAATACGCATTGGTGATGCCTGCCAAAAATTAATAGAAGACCAGATTTCTGTAAAGGAGATTTGTTTTGCCAGCGGTTTCAACAATTTTACCAGCTTCCATGAATGTTTTAAAAATATTACCGGTAAAAGCCCTCTCAAATATCAACAACTCTATAGAAAATAAGGCTTACCCAAAGTTCATATCTGCAATACTTTAAAATTTCTTTTTCAAAAAAACAATATATAGAAAAAGTAATAAATAGCTTTTCTCAACTGTTATTAGTATATGAAAACCATCGCATTATTTATTTTTTTCTTCCTATCGATGATTGCTGTAGCTCAAAGCAAGAGCTATGAAGGCTTTTTCAAAACCTCAGATCATATCAAAATAAAATATAAAGTTTCCGGAAAAGGAAAAACCTGCATCTATATTCCCGGAGGTCCCGGCCAGGGATATCCGTCCTTTGAACTGATGGGCGGAAACAGCCTGGAAAAAAATATGCAAATGGTTTATATGGATCAGCGGGGTTCAGGAGAATCGGGCACATCGGAAAATTATCATCTGGAAAAGATGGTTCAGGACATTGAAGAGCTGAGACAGCACCTGAAATTAAAGAAAGTTTTCTTGCTGGCACATTCCTTTGGCGGAATCATTGCCGTCAGTTATGCTAAAAAATATCCTCAGCATACTAAAGGACTTATTCTTGCTAACGTCACCCTTCATTTTCTGAATAATGAATCTGTCACCGAACAGATTGAATACGGGAACAGCCTTTTACAAGTAAAAAACAGAGCAGTTTCCAAAGACAGCCTGTCTTCGGAGCTTTCCAAGATAAGCAGTGCACTAAGAAAAAAGAGAATCGGGTATAAATTCCTTACTGAGGATATCGAAACCATAAAACAATCGGATAAAATTGATTCTCTTCATCCACGGATCATCGATTTCGGCAGGGCAGTCATTTCAAAACCGGAAGATTTTCCTGAATATTACATGGATTATGCTCCCATGACCAGAGATATGCGCGTTCCTGTATTGGTTATCACAGGAAAAAAGGATAAAGCAGTCGGAACCCGGCATTATAAGACCTTTCAGTTTCCCAATCAGAAAGTGGTTTCCATTGATGGCGGACATCTTTTGTATTATGAAAAAAATAAAGACTTTGTGAATGCTGTGAAGGGGTTTATAAGCCAGGTAAAATGACAGAAGTCTTGTGAAAATAATTATCGGCGCGGCCTTTGGCCGCGCCGATAATCACAAAAAAACCGCGCCTTTCAGGCGCGGTTTCCAATTTATATAAAGTCTAATCAATTAGAATTTCAAATCTCCGTTCACTTCTCTCACCGCATTGGCAGCTTCAGCGAATTTCAATTGCTCTTCAGCAGTCAGCGTTACGTTTACGATTTTCTCTACTCCGTTTGCTCCGATGATTGCAGGAACTCCTAAGCAGATATCATTTTGTCCGTATTCTCCTTCAAGCATCAATGAACAAGGGATCATTTTCTTTTGGTCGCATGCAATGGCCTGAACCATTACAGAAACAGCTGCACCCGGAGCATACCAAGCAGACGTTCCTAATAATTTAGTAAGAGTAGCGCCGCCTACTTTGGTTTCTTCGATTACATATTTTTGTTGCTCTTCGCTTAAGAACTCAGTTACAGGAACACCGTTTCTTGTAGCTTTGCTCAATAATGGAAGCATACCTGTATCACTGTGGGCAGCGATTACCATTCCGTCAACATCAGAAATCGGGGCTTCTAATGCTTCAGCCAGTCTGTATTTGAATCTTGCAGAGTCTAATGCACCACCCATTCCGATGATTTTGTGCTTAGGAAGACCTGAAGTTTTGTGTACAAGGTAAGCCATCGTATCCATTGGGTTGGAAACTACGATGATGATAACTTCCGGAGAATGTTTTACTAAGTTTTCAGTAACTTCTTTCACGATACCTGCATTGATACCGATCAATTCTTCTCTTGTCATTCCTGGTTTTCTTGGAATCCCTGAAGTGATTACTGCTACATGAGAACCTGCAGTTTTACTGTAATCTCCTGTTGTCCCGGTAATTTTTGTATCGAATCCGTTAAGCGACGCTGTCTGCATCAAATCCATTGCTTTCCCTTCAGCAAACCCTTCTTTAATGTCTACCAAAACTACTTCTGAACAGAAGTTCTTCATTGCGATGTATTCTGCACAGCTTGCTCCTACAGCGCCTGCACCTACTACAGTTACTTTCATATTGTTACTTTTTAAATTATTTTTTTGTTAGTTAAGTTTTAAATTTGAAACTCCCCAAATTTAACAATTCCTGAAAAAATGCGCAATTTTTCAGGAATTTAATTAGAATTAAAATAAATTAGTTGACGTTCAGTAAAAATGTATAGAGTTTTTTGCTCCGGAAAGTACTTTGCCATAGTTTTCTTCAGCCACTTCAGTATCCAGAACCTCTTTGAAGCTCTTCCACATCGGCCCTGTATTTTCCTGATAGCATCCGAAAAAGTTAAAAGTAACCTCATCAAAACCTTCCGTTTTAGAAAGCTGTTTGGCGATTACATTTCCTCCCAAAGTAGAACCTTCGATCACATACATTGCTCCCAATGCTTCATGCTCATTAGTAAATTCAAGGTTGTGGGAAGCGGTCTGATTTTCCAGAGAAAGGCTTTTCAGGTCTTTTTCAATAAGAGAAAGTTTTTTTCTTTCGTTAAGCTGAAGCTTTTCTGAATATTTATCAGAAAGGCTGCTGAAAATTTGATCCTCACTGTGAAGAAGCATCAGATAATTCGTGTGAATGATCTTTTTATAATCTTCTAAAGTGAAAGTTTTATTAAAAATTTTTTCAGAATTAAAAAGCTTTTCAGCTGCATCATGATAGTCTGCGGTGTTTTGTTTTAAATATTCTGATACCATAATAACGTTTTAAAAGTTTCTCAAATTTAAGGCTTTTTAAACGTTAAAATGAAAGAAGTTCCGTCTTTATTGCTCTCATAATCTACATTTCCACCAATCCTTTTCATGATCCGATGAACGATGGACAGCCCGACTCCGTTTCCCTTGAACTTTTTCGCATTATCCAGCCTGTTGAAAATTTTAAACATCTTATGTTTCTCTTCTTCAGGAATCCCGATTCCGTTATCTGAAATCCGGTACACAATGGTCTGCCCATCCTCTGTTCCCTCAATCTCTACTTTCGGCTGGTCCTGATGGGAAGAGTATTTTACAGCATTGTTGATGATATTTAAAAACACCTGATGAAGCATTGTCTTATCAGCAAGTACATCCGGACATTCTTTGATCACAACCTCACTTTTTGAACTGCCATAAGTCATCTTCGCATTTTCAGAAATTTTGCGGATCGTACCATCTGTTTTCAAACTTTCCAGCTGAATTTCACTGTGCTTTGCACGGCTGAGCTGTAAAACATCCTGCATCATTTCCGCCATATTGTCTATTTCCTCAATGATCGTATTGATCTTCTTTTTACTTTTCTCCGAATCAATGGTAAGATTTCCCAAAAGCATTTGTGCGTTCAGCTTCATAACCGTAAGCGGGGTTCCCAAATCATGAGAAATGGTATATGAAAAACTGTCCAGTTCCTCATTCACCTTTTTAAGCTCATCATTAAGCCTTTTGATCGCATTGTAATTTTTATGGGAAGTCTCCAGGATCAGATCACGAACAGCATGAACGGCACTGATATTCCTGGAACTCCATCTTTTTGAATATCCTTTAATATTCTCTGTAAAAATGCGGAAGGACGTTCTCGGAGACACAATCTTTTTTCCTCTCCATTTTGAGAGAATATTCCGATGTTCTTTTCAGGATTACCGGCCCAGTTGATATGTTCATCAAATTCCTTACGGAACCAGATCAGCATTTCATTTTTATCCCGCTCAATAAAATAAATAATGATCCCGGCTGCATT contains:
- a CDS encoding SDR family NAD(P)-dependent oxidoreductase; translated protein: MFSLKNKIAVVTGGGSGIGKAISELFAEQGAEVHILELNEANGSEVLSNIEAKAGKAYIHACDVSNHQHIKDIFMHIGPIHILVNNAGIAHVGKADTTSEEDFDKIVSVNIKGVYNCLHAAIPQLKVSGNGVVLNLASIAALVGIPDRFAYSTAKGAVKAMTMSVAKDYIHDNIRCNSISPARVHTPFVDGFLQKNYPDRAEEMFQNLSKTQPIGRMATPKEIAALALYLCSDEASFITGCDYPIDGGFTTLNN
- a CDS encoding UxaA family hydrolase, with the translated sequence MKNKVLKINQKDNVLVALQDIKDGEEVLFEGQKYKVLERIPAKHKFFMQDLPQGSDVLMYGVLVGKTQLEVKKGERMSVENTKHAAEPYAYREAEYHWKAPDAARFKNRTFDGYHRSNGEVGTANYWLFIPTVFCENRNLDVIKEALHNELGYAVGDKYKEYTHHLLEAYQKGENLENISLTPVIDPKERVFKNVDGIKFLNHSGGCGGTRQDSAILSKLLASYADHPNVAGVTILSLGCQHLQVENLRKDLQERNPEFDKPLFVFEQQGSQSEEALIKQAIHDTFIGLTEINKIERKPAGLDKLVLGVKCGGSDGFSGISANPAVGHTADILVSLGGKVLLAEFPELCGAEQEMIDRAVNKEIAEKFIRLMTEYDALAHQVGSGFYMNPSPGNIKDGLITDAIKSAGAARKGGLSPVTDVLDYTEKAIKPGLNLVCTPGNDVEATTGKAASGATLILFTTGLGTPTGNPVCPTIKVATNSALAMRMADIIDIDTGPVIEGEKTIAEMGEDILDYCIEAASGRIIPKAVLLNQDDFIPWKKGVSL
- the fucP gene encoding L-fucose:H+ symporter permease; this translates as MQNITPKQSTKIPSERKNYLFPLILVTSLFFFWGFVHNLDPVLIPHLRKAFQLTDLQSSLVDFSVFIAYFLMAIPAGNVMRKYGYKSGIILGLSLFALGAFLFIPAANTKMYIFFLGALFIIACGLAFLETAANPYVTILGPAETATRRLNFSQSFNGLAAFIAPIVGGKYILNGQSLTDVQIKALSPENLDRYIKQESASVKGPYLILGIIIVVVMLLFVFTKLPDIKHEDDGDSSKISNAWKHKHLRWAVAAQFFYVGAQVCVLSFFIRFIVVSAGITEKNAAFYSGLAGLAFMLGRFVGTFFMKFVKPNILLMIYAVLSMLLTLVAIFGEGNMTIYALIGVAFFMSIMFPTIFSLGIAGLGKDTKIASSLIVMSIVGGAILPLGLGYISDFTHNIQYGYMVPFICFIVVFAFGLYGWKPAGKSPENILENRS
- a CDS encoding LUD domain-containing protein, which translates into the protein MGSREDILSKIAKAKPVGNELPEDLSFISITENLLETFVLAAQNNGSQVTLVEDTAEILAYISENVAPEKRIIFNIKEFRGENAEVTDQEMNDPHTLEDVEIAVIEGSIGVAENAAVWITENQMKYRALPFITQHLFVILEANKIVPLLHDAYKIIPVEDGFSCFISGPSKTADIEQSLVIGAHGARSHHLFLVK
- a CDS encoding lactate utilization protein B, whose amino-acid sequence is MKSHASLAEQFNRDENRVDWHNETLWFVREKRDRQSHQVSDWEKLREVASKIKLNVLSNLDIYLMEFEKNALTNGIKVHWAKDAEEHNKIVLSILQDHQVKFMVKSKSMLTEECHLNDYLEKNGVEVTDTDLGERIVQLAKETPSHIVLPCIHKKKEEIGEIFHQYLNTPKGLSDPQMLTEIARQDLRKKFLQSQAALTGINFAVAETGEFVVCTNEGNADMGAHLAKVHIACMGLEKIIPKREHLGVFLRLLARSGTGQPITTYSSHFRKPRAGQEMHIVIVDNGRSEQLSKEKFRNSLKCIRCGACFNTCPVYRRSGGHSYHTAVAGPIGSILNPIRNIAAYKDLPFASTLCGSCTHVCPVQIDLHQQLYELRQEIIASGMGEPVKSFSMKILARSLSHVKKYEKLRRTMKFGYRYAPFLLKNNANPWYKHREMPEMPKESFKEWYQKNIGDGK
- a CDS encoding (Fe-S)-binding protein, with amino-acid sequence MKVGLFIPCYIDLLYPQVGIAAYTLLKKLDVNVVYPMGQTCCGQPMANSGYGHLTCETNKNFIQQFKDFEAIVAPSGSCVLHIKEHLKGENGREEDKAVHIQENIYELTEFLTDVLKIDDLKASFPHKVGFHQSCHGQRGLHLSGMSELTAAYFSKPEQLLQQVEGIELIQLDKQDECCGFGGTFCITEEAVSSKMGKDRLTDHIKNGAEYITACDMSCLMHLEGIANREKRGVKIIHIAEILNAENLNR
- a CDS encoding AraC family transcriptional regulator; translated protein: MKPQFLSISSHALHSFSARKDIMPDVNNKWHYHMVLELIYFRKGSGTQYVGNNIERFKEGDVALIGKNLPHYWQFDPKYFENPKRNKVEVFVIHFDENFWGGDFLKLPENYELKKMLILSSRGLQIKGKTREKLTQLIPEIINNAGTMKIINLLEALSCISTSIEYDFLASSHFKYHFNEDEKRRIQEIYNYTLSRYTEKITLEEISEIASLSPNSFCKFFKSKTGKTYTQFVNEIRIGDACQKLIEDQISVKEICFASGFNNFTSFHECFKNITGKSPLKYQQLYRK
- a CDS encoding alpha/beta hydrolase — protein: MKTIALFIFFFLSMIAVAQSKSYEGFFKTSDHIKIKYKVSGKGKTCIYIPGGPGQGYPSFELMGGNSLEKNMQMVYMDQRGSGESGTSENYHLEKMVQDIEELRQHLKLKKVFLLAHSFGGIIAVSYAKKYPQHTKGLILANVTLHFLNNESVTEQIEYGNSLLQVKNRAVSKDSLSSELSKISSALRKKRIGYKFLTEDIETIKQSDKIDSLHPRIIDFGRAVISKPEDFPEYYMDYAPMTRDMRVPVLVITGKKDKAVGTRHYKTFQFPNQKVVSIDGGHLLYYEKNKDFVNAVKGFISQVK
- a CDS encoding malate dehydrogenase, with amino-acid sequence MKVTVVGAGAVGASCAEYIAMKNFCSEVVLVDIKEGFAEGKAMDLMQTASLNGFDTKITGTTGDYSKTAGSHVAVITSGIPRKPGMTREELIGINAGIVKEVTENLVKHSPEVIIIVVSNPMDTMAYLVHKTSGLPKHKIIGMGGALDSARFKYRLAEALEAPISDVDGMVIAAHSDTGMLPLLSKATRNGVPVTEFLSEEQQKYVIEETKVGGATLTKLLGTSAWYAPGAAVSVMVQAIACDQKKMIPCSLMLEGEYGQNDICLGVPAIIGANGVEKIVNVTLTAEEQLKFAEAANAVREVNGDLKF
- a CDS encoding biliverdin-producing heme oxygenase, with translation MVSEYLKQNTADYHDAAEKLFNSEKIFNKTFTLEDYKKIIHTNYLMLLHSEDQIFSSLSDKYSEKLQLNERKKLSLIEKDLKSLSLENQTASHNLEFTNEHEALGAMYVIEGSTLGGNVIAKQLSKTEGFDEVTFNFFGCYQENTGPMWKSFKEVLDTEVAEENYGKVLSGAKNSIHFY
- a CDS encoding HAMP domain-containing sensor histidine kinase, translating into MSPRTSFRIFTENIKGYSKRWSSRNISAVHAVRDLILETSHKNYNAIKRLNDELKKVNEELDSFSYTISHDLGTPLTVMKLNAQMLLGNLTIDSEKSKKKINTIIEEIDNMAEMMQDVLQLSRAKHSEIQLESLKTDGTIRKISENAKMTYGSSKSEVVIKECPDVLADKTMLHQVFLNIINNAVKYSSHQDQPKVEIEGTEDGQTIVYRISDNGIGIPEEEKHKMFKIFNRLDNAKKFKGNGVGLSIVHRIMKRIGGNVDYESNKDGTSFILTFKKP